A genomic window from Synechococcus sp. CBW1107 includes:
- a CDS encoding PipX family protein — protein sequence MSVDATTERYLNHPTFGLLYRVAPAGEGRDLFATLYAQRMFFLVTLQPRGAQFEVIPLMDARHVAEQNLARARRDGSAQLPRWRQLFDQTFI from the coding sequence GTGAGCGTCGACGCGACCACCGAGCGTTATCTCAACCATCCGACGTTCGGGCTCCTTTACCGGGTCGCTCCTGCCGGTGAAGGTCGTGATCTCTTCGCCACCCTCTACGCCCAGAGGATGTTCTTTCTGGTGACCCTGCAACCGCGGGGGGCCCAGTTCGAGGTGATTCCCCTGATGGATGCCCGCCATGTGGCGGAGCAGAACCTGGCGCGGGCCCGTCGTGATGGCAGTGCGCAGCTGCCCCGGTGGCGCCAGCTGTTCGATCAGACCTTCATCTGA
- a CDS encoding DUF3086 domain-containing protein, with translation MSDITSPPESDSEPLPQPEPLQPAPLQPEPGARNELMELALLDLRERRAALLSEIEALEQRRRQLDTDLDGSPSGRADGIARRLKGFQDYLVVALQDLASQAEQMDLVVQPLQVQPSPLDPAPEAPASMAAAVQPVPPPAAGQFSQDAELIRERLTRFQGQPDFYADPWKLRRSLEPAAAALLDDWFLNQGGRGAQPSTGSRNRNALITAGAVAILGDLYGDRFQTLVLAGEPERLGEWRRGLQDCLGLAREDFGPNSGIVLFERPDALIERADRLEERGELPFIVIDAAEQVVDIPVLQFPLWLAFAATASELALEQDLP, from the coding sequence ATGAGCGACATCACCTCCCCCCCAGAGTCCGACTCCGAGCCGCTGCCCCAGCCCGAGCCGCTGCAGCCGGCGCCGCTGCAGCCCGAGCCGGGGGCCCGCAACGAGCTGATGGAGCTGGCCCTGCTCGACCTGCGGGAGCGCCGAGCGGCCCTGCTGAGCGAGATCGAGGCCCTGGAGCAGCGGCGGCGGCAACTGGACACCGATCTCGACGGCAGCCCCAGCGGTCGCGCCGATGGCATCGCCCGCAGACTCAAGGGGTTCCAGGACTACCTGGTGGTCGCCCTGCAGGACCTGGCCAGCCAGGCGGAGCAGATGGATCTGGTGGTGCAACCCCTGCAGGTGCAGCCCTCACCCCTGGATCCGGCCCCTGAAGCTCCTGCATCCATGGCGGCGGCGGTTCAGCCGGTCCCTCCTCCGGCGGCTGGCCAGTTCAGCCAGGACGCCGAGCTGATCCGCGAACGCCTGACCCGCTTCCAGGGCCAGCCCGATTTCTATGCCGATCCCTGGAAGCTGCGCCGCAGCCTGGAGCCGGCCGCCGCCGCCCTGCTCGACGACTGGTTCCTCAACCAGGGCGGGCGGGGTGCCCAGCCCAGCACCGGCAGCCGCAATCGCAATGCCCTGATCACCGCCGGGGCCGTGGCGATCCTGGGGGATCTCTACGGCGACCGCTTCCAGACCCTGGTGCTGGCGGGAGAGCCCGAGCGCCTCGGTGAATGGCGCCGTGGCCTGCAGGATTGTCTGGGCCTGGCCCGGGAAGACTTCGGCCCCAACAGCGGCATCGTCCTGTTCGAGCGGCCCGATGCCCTGATCGAGCGGGCCGACCGGCTCGAGGAGCGTGGCGAGCTGCCCTTCATCGTCATCGATGCCGCCGAGCAGGTGGTGGACATCCCGGTGCTTCAGTTCCCCCTCTGGCTGGCCTTTGCCGCCACCGCCAGCGAGCTGGCCCTGGAGCAGGACCTGCCATGA
- a CDS encoding DUF3119 family protein, with protein sequence MTTPPSPATDAPVGSEPPVPSGPDPAAGVILAPRPWVPLGVISLALALLPLQPTWSWAPIAAGVVGLLGLFLLVQTLLLRLQFSSDALLVWSRSSLLRRFPYSAWIGWRVFWGPLPVLFYFREASSPHLLPVLFDATALRQQLELHLSGLP encoded by the coding sequence ATGACCACTCCTCCGAGTCCTGCCACTGACGCGCCAGTGGGCAGCGAGCCCCCAGTCCCGAGCGGTCCCGATCCGGCGGCCGGGGTGATCCTGGCTCCCCGCCCGTGGGTGCCCCTGGGGGTGATCAGCCTGGCCCTGGCGCTGCTGCCCCTTCAGCCCACCTGGAGCTGGGCCCCGATCGCCGCCGGGGTGGTGGGGCTGCTCGGGCTGTTCCTCCTGGTGCAGACCTTGCTGCTGCGGCTGCAGTTCAGCAGCGATGCCCTGCTGGTGTGGAGCCGCTCCAGCCTGCTGCGCCGCTTCCCCTACAGCGCATGGATCGGCTGGAGAGTGTTCTGGGGACCGCTGCCGGTGCTGTTCTATTTCCGTGAAGCCAGCAGTCCCCACCTGCTGCCGGTGCTCTTTGATGCCACCGCCCTTCGCCAGCAGCTGGAACTCCACCTGAGCGGCCTGCCATGA
- a CDS encoding MFS transporter, with amino-acid sequence MTSTETTLSPQAPTPVSDASNLRGADRRRMLWCYSLGDAGTGMAATLLGFYLFVFYTGVAGLPAWMAGLVLMVIKVWDGINDPIVGFLSDHTKSRWGPRIPWIAFSAVPLGLSMAAMWWVPPGSDWQKFVVFVLIQLVAMGLYTCVNLPYSALASELTTDTPLRTRLNALRFTGSIIAGLSGLVLGALLVRGGAEGYLRMGLISGMLITVTSLICAWGLAPFARHCQRPSGHPEPISRQLRRISGNGRFLRVLALYLLLWCALQLMQPVSLIFLTVVMRIPESWSTWILIPFQVSALAGLQLWSWVAYWHGRVHALRWGVGLWVVGCMAAMVLVPLNPEISPTGSAGNLLNLSLLVATIILVGLGAATAYLIPWALLPDAIDADPDRPAGLYTAWMVITQKLGIGVAVFVLGNVLSFSGYQAAKGLLQPDSALLTIRLCMGIIPVVLIAVGLVVMRRWPERRRRPALHS; translated from the coding sequence TTGACCTCCACCGAGACCACGCTGAGCCCCCAGGCGCCCACACCGGTCAGCGATGCCTCCAACCTCAGGGGCGCAGACCGCCGACGCATGCTCTGGTGCTACAGCCTCGGCGACGCGGGCACCGGCATGGCGGCCACCCTGCTCGGGTTCTACCTGTTCGTCTTCTACACCGGGGTGGCGGGTCTGCCGGCCTGGATGGCGGGGCTGGTGCTGATGGTGATCAAGGTCTGGGACGGCATCAACGACCCGATCGTCGGCTTCCTCAGCGACCACACCAAGAGCCGCTGGGGACCGCGCATTCCCTGGATCGCCTTCAGCGCCGTTCCCCTCGGGCTGAGCATGGCGGCGATGTGGTGGGTGCCCCCCGGCAGCGACTGGCAGAAGTTCGTCGTCTTCGTGCTGATCCAGCTGGTGGCGATGGGGCTCTACACCTGCGTCAACCTGCCCTACTCGGCCCTCGCCAGCGAGCTCACCACCGACACGCCCCTGCGCACCCGGCTCAACGCCCTGCGCTTCACCGGTTCGATCATCGCCGGCCTGAGCGGCCTGGTGCTGGGGGCCCTGCTGGTGAGAGGCGGCGCCGAGGGTTACCTGCGCATGGGCCTGATCTCCGGGATGCTGATCACCGTCACCAGCCTGATCTGCGCCTGGGGGCTGGCCCCCTTCGCCCGCCACTGCCAGCGCCCCAGCGGCCACCCCGAACCGATCAGCAGGCAGCTGAGACGGATCAGCGGCAACGGCCGTTTCCTGCGGGTGCTGGCGCTCTACCTGCTGCTCTGGTGCGCCCTGCAACTGATGCAACCGGTGTCGCTGATCTTCCTGACGGTGGTGATGCGCATCCCCGAGAGCTGGAGCACCTGGATCCTGATTCCCTTCCAGGTGAGCGCCCTGGCGGGCCTGCAGCTCTGGAGCTGGGTGGCCTACTGGCACGGTCGGGTGCATGCCCTGCGCTGGGGCGTGGGTCTCTGGGTGGTGGGCTGCATGGCGGCCATGGTGCTGGTACCCCTGAACCCGGAGATCTCCCCCACCGGATCGGCCGGCAACCTGCTCAATCTCTCCCTGCTGGTGGCCACGATCATCCTGGTGGGCCTGGGCGCCGCCACCGCGTACCTGATCCCCTGGGCCCTGCTGCCTGATGCCATCGATGCCGATCCCGACAGACCCGCCGGCCTCTACACCGCCTGGATGGTGATCACGCAGAAGCTGGGCATCGGCGTGGCGGTGTTCGTCCTCGGCAACGTTCTCAGCTTCAGCGGCTACCAGGCCGCCAAAGGGCTGCTTCAGCCCGATTCGGCCCTGCTCACGATCCGGCTGTGCATGGGCATCATCCCGGTGGTGCTGATCGCCGTGGGTCTGGTGGTGATGCGCCGCTGGCCGGAACGGCGGCGCCGCCCGGCCCTGCACTCATGA
- the plsY gene encoding glycerol-3-phosphate 1-O-acyltransferase PlsY — MSQPLLPLLVLAAGYLLGSLPTGWLAGRWLAGIDLRQLGSGSTGATNVLRQLGKGPALVVFLVDLLKGTATVLLAKALLQPGGGFTPSTDWWVVAAGLAALAGHSWPVWLGWKGGKAVATGLGMLLGLVPAVGLACFGTFLACLALSRIVSLSSVVAALSLPLLMLAAFAGAGTGVRPAYLALALLTTALVVWRHRSNLRRLMVGEEPRLGQKTPPGGP; from the coding sequence ATGAGCCAACCCCTCTTGCCCCTGCTGGTGCTGGCGGCGGGATACCTGCTGGGCTCGCTGCCCACGGGCTGGCTGGCCGGCCGCTGGCTGGCCGGCATCGACCTGCGCCAGCTAGGCTCCGGCTCCACCGGGGCCACCAACGTCCTGAGGCAGCTGGGCAAGGGGCCAGCTCTGGTGGTGTTCCTGGTGGATCTGCTCAAGGGCACCGCCACGGTGCTCCTGGCCAAGGCCCTGCTGCAGCCTGGCGGCGGCTTCACCCCCAGCACAGACTGGTGGGTGGTGGCGGCCGGTCTGGCCGCCCTGGCAGGCCACAGCTGGCCCGTGTGGCTGGGCTGGAAGGGGGGCAAAGCCGTGGCCACGGGGCTGGGCATGCTGCTCGGCCTGGTGCCGGCCGTGGGCCTGGCCTGCTTCGGAACCTTTCTGGCCTGCCTCGCCCTCAGCCGGATCGTCTCGCTCTCCAGTGTCGTGGCGGCGCTGAGCCTGCCTCTGCTGATGCTGGCCGCTTTCGCCGGAGCGGGCACCGGCGTGCGGCCGGCCTACCTGGCCCTGGCTCTGCTCACCACCGCCCTGGTGGTCTGGCGGCACCGCAGCAACCTGCGGAGGCTGATGGTGGGGGAGGAACCGAGGCTGGGACAGAAGACTCCGCCGGGAGGGCCCTAA
- a CDS encoding YggS family pyridoxal phosphate-dependent enzyme — protein MTTATPAATPADALAQRLKALQRQLPPQTHLLAVSKGQPAGRLREAVALGLCSFGESRLQEAQAKQAELADLEPLDWHFIGRLQANKARGVLRHFGTIHSVDSLPLAERLQRIAAEEQLSPRVFFQVKLRPDPGKTGFEPLELEQCWPRLRALEPLVPVGLMTIAPLGLEADQRFGLFRDCAALAATLGLEDLSMGMSNDWPEAVRAGSTWVRIGSALFGPRT, from the coding sequence ATGACCACCGCCACGCCGGCTGCTACGCCCGCTGACGCCCTCGCCCAGCGGCTGAAGGCTCTGCAGCGGCAGTTGCCGCCCCAGACCCACCTTCTGGCGGTCAGCAAGGGGCAGCCGGCCGGCCGCCTGCGCGAGGCGGTGGCTCTGGGGCTGTGCAGCTTTGGTGAGAGTCGCCTGCAGGAGGCCCAGGCCAAGCAGGCGGAGCTGGCCGATCTCGAACCTCTCGACTGGCATTTCATCGGCCGGCTGCAGGCCAACAAGGCCCGTGGGGTGCTGCGCCATTTCGGCACGATCCATTCCGTCGACAGTCTTCCCCTGGCGGAGCGGCTGCAGCGGATTGCCGCCGAGGAGCAGCTCAGTCCCCGCGTGTTCTTTCAGGTGAAACTCCGGCCCGATCCCGGCAAGACTGGCTTCGAGCCGCTGGAGCTGGAGCAGTGCTGGCCCCGGTTGCGGGCGCTGGAGCCCCTGGTGCCGGTGGGTCTGATGACGATCGCCCCCCTGGGGCTCGAGGCGGATCAGCGCTTCGGCCTGTTCCGGGACTGCGCTGCGCTGGCGGCGACCCTGGGCCTCGAGGACCTCTCGATGGGCATGAGCAACGACTGGCCGGAGGCGGTGCGGGCGGGAAGCACCTGGGTGCGGATCGGCTCGGCCCTGTTCGGCCCGAGGACCTGA
- a CDS encoding CbiQ family ECF transporter T component, which yields MDWLRQLPIGQYVDGQRGWLRRLDARLKLGWTLAFLGTPVLAGPQWRLSLVALLLLITAVCGLPWRLWRRNLPVLLALCLLVGLLAALVPVGVVASASTMRSPRELLLAPVPAGQPAPQRFGLSWEVLRWGPIQLGPLPIGPLVVNRRSAELGLNSATLLFTLLHSANLLLLSTPPEELVWALSWVITPLGALGLPVERLGFTLLLSLRFLPLVQEEFQNLLRSIATRAVNLRRLGWKGGLGLVLAVAERLLANLLLRSEQGAEALMARGGHWVPPAQIRLARRAARWLNLVAASALFLFLGLRWQYGAL from the coding sequence ATGGACTGGCTGCGTCAGCTGCCCATCGGCCAGTACGTCGATGGGCAGCGGGGATGGCTGCGGCGGCTCGATGCCAGGCTCAAACTGGGCTGGACCCTGGCCTTCCTGGGCACCCCGGTGCTGGCCGGACCCCAGTGGCGTCTGTCCTTGGTGGCGCTGCTGTTGCTGATCACGGCCGTCTGCGGTCTGCCCTGGCGCCTGTGGCGGCGCAACCTGCCCGTGCTGCTGGCCCTCTGCCTGCTGGTGGGCCTCCTGGCGGCGCTGGTGCCGGTGGGGGTGGTGGCCTCCGCCAGCACGATGCGCTCCCCCCGGGAACTCCTGCTGGCCCCGGTCCCCGCCGGCCAGCCGGCGCCTCAGCGCTTCGGCCTGTCCTGGGAGGTGCTGCGCTGGGGACCCATCCAGCTGGGACCCCTGCCGATCGGGCCGCTGGTGGTCAACCGCCGCTCGGCCGAGCTTGGTCTCAACAGCGCCACGCTGCTGTTCACCCTGCTGCACAGCGCCAACCTGCTGCTGCTCTCTACTCCACCGGAGGAACTGGTGTGGGCGCTGAGCTGGGTGATCACGCCGCTCGGGGCGCTGGGGCTGCCGGTGGAGCGGCTGGGCTTCACCCTGCTGCTCTCCCTGCGTTTTCTGCCGCTGGTGCAGGAGGAGTTCCAGAACCTGCTGCGCTCGATCGCCACCCGGGCGGTGAACCTCAGGCGCCTGGGCTGGAAGGGTGGCCTCGGACTGGTGCTGGCGGTGGCCGAGCGGCTGCTCGCCAACCTGCTGCTGCGCTCGGAGCAGGGGGCCGAGGCTCTGATGGCCCGGGGGGGGCACTGGGTGCCTCCAGCGCAGATCCGCCTGGCCCGGCGGGCGGCCCGCTGGCTGAATCTGGTCGCGGCAAGCGCACTTTTTCTGTTTCTCGGGCTGCGCTGGCAGTACGGTGCGCTGTAA
- a CDS encoding IS256 family transposase: MTLTHSGASELSQLMEGTTAGALIPEIVRRGFQDLLEAEVSALTGAQLHERCPDQRSTHRNGYRERLLTTQVGDLSLAIPRLRQGSFFPSWLEPRRRVDKALYAVVMEAYTGGISTRKVDALVEALGGASGISKSEVSRICQGLDEQVKAFLGRPLDHARFPYVYLDATYLHGRLGRNMQVVSRAVVVAIGINALGYREVLGIAVGDSEAEGFWRQFLGSLKERGLDGTRLVISDAHLGLTAAIKRMFQGSSWQRCRVHFLRNLLSHVPKAGQDMVAAAMKAVFVIQAPDQVRAHWQRVTEMLRKQFPGAVPVMEAARDDVLAFLHFPQEHWRKVWSTNPLERLNKEIKRRTNVVGIFPNDPAIVRLVGSQLLEQQEEWQLERRRFFSEATMAKIPEPEEPLELTDADPNAQPAATIS, encoded by the coding sequence ATGACCCTCACCCATAGTGGCGCCTCCGAGCTGAGCCAGCTCATGGAGGGCACCACCGCTGGCGCCCTGATCCCAGAGATCGTGCGCCGGGGTTTCCAGGACCTGCTGGAAGCCGAGGTTTCTGCCCTCACGGGCGCTCAACTCCATGAGCGCTGCCCCGATCAGCGCTCCACCCATCGCAACGGCTACCGGGAGCGGCTGCTCACCACCCAGGTGGGCGACCTCAGCCTGGCCATTCCCAGGTTGCGGCAGGGCAGCTTCTTTCCCAGCTGGCTGGAGCCACGCCGCCGGGTGGACAAGGCGCTCTACGCCGTGGTGATGGAGGCCTACACCGGCGGGATCTCCACCCGCAAGGTCGACGCCCTGGTGGAGGCGCTGGGCGGGGCCAGCGGCATCTCCAAATCGGAGGTGAGCCGCATCTGCCAGGGGCTCGATGAGCAGGTGAAAGCCTTTCTGGGCCGGCCGCTTGACCATGCCCGCTTTCCCTACGTCTACCTCGACGCCACCTACCTCCACGGCCGCCTGGGCCGAAATATGCAGGTGGTGTCGCGGGCGGTGGTGGTGGCGATCGGCATCAATGCCCTCGGCTACCGCGAAGTTCTCGGCATTGCCGTGGGCGACAGCGAGGCGGAGGGCTTCTGGCGTCAGTTCCTGGGCTCACTCAAGGAGCGTGGCCTCGACGGCACCCGCCTGGTGATCTCGGATGCCCACCTGGGCCTGACGGCAGCGATCAAGCGGATGTTCCAGGGCAGTAGCTGGCAGAGGTGCCGGGTGCACTTCCTGCGCAACCTGCTGAGCCATGTGCCCAAGGCCGGCCAGGACATGGTGGCCGCTGCCATGAAAGCGGTGTTCGTGATCCAGGCTCCAGATCAGGTGCGCGCCCACTGGCAGCGGGTCACCGAGATGCTGCGCAAGCAGTTCCCCGGCGCCGTGCCCGTGATGGAAGCCGCCCGGGACGACGTGCTGGCCTTCCTGCACTTCCCCCAGGAGCACTGGCGCAAGGTCTGGAGCACCAACCCGCTCGAGCGCCTCAACAAGGAGATCAAACGCCGCACCAACGTGGTCGGCATCTTCCCCAATGATCCAGCGATCGTGCGCCTGGTGGGCAGCCAGCTGCTGGAGCAGCAGGAGGAATGGCAGCTGGAGCGTCGCCGCTTCTTCTCTGAGGCCACCATGGCCAAGATCCCAGAGCCAGAAGAGCCCTTGGAGCTCACCGATGCAGATCCGAACGCCCAGCCGGCTGCAACCATCAGCTGA
- the proC gene encoding pyrroline-5-carboxylate reductase, with the protein MARALLTPLLDQGVIARDQVRAVVASEDSARRLRDELGVAVARDPDEAWAAPVVLLAVKPQLLTAVAAAAPSPPRDSDGAPLLISVLAGVTLERLERSFPGWNCVRAVPNTPCLVGAGITGLAWGKDLPAGPRQWVLDLFGRVGVVKELPESQLDGLLALASSGPALAAVLLEALADGGVASGLPRPLALELALAMMEGSVKLLREQNLHPAQLKDMVASPAGTTIAALRQLEQAGVRSALIEAVLAAAERSRALNAG; encoded by the coding sequence ATGGCCCGGGCGCTGTTGACGCCGTTGCTGGATCAAGGGGTGATCGCCCGCGATCAGGTGCGGGCCGTCGTCGCCAGCGAAGACTCGGCCCGGCGCCTCCGGGACGAGCTCGGAGTGGCCGTGGCTCGTGATCCGGACGAAGCCTGGGCGGCCCCCGTCGTGCTGCTGGCGGTGAAGCCCCAGCTGCTCACGGCGGTTGCCGCGGCCGCGCCGTCGCCCCCCCGTGACAGCGACGGGGCTCCCCTGCTCATTTCGGTGCTGGCCGGAGTGACCCTGGAGCGGCTCGAGCGGTCCTTCCCCGGCTGGAATTGCGTGCGTGCCGTGCCCAACACCCCCTGCCTCGTGGGCGCCGGGATCACCGGTCTGGCCTGGGGGAAGGACCTGCCGGCCGGCCCGCGCCAGTGGGTGCTCGATCTCTTCGGCCGCGTCGGGGTGGTCAAGGAGCTGCCCGAGAGCCAGCTCGATGGCCTGCTCGCCCTGGCCTCCTCGGGTCCTGCCCTGGCGGCGGTGCTGCTGGAGGCGCTCGCCGATGGTGGCGTGGCCTCGGGACTGCCCCGGCCCCTGGCCCTGGAGCTGGCTCTGGCGATGATGGAGGGCTCGGTGAAACTGCTGCGGGAGCAGAACCTTCATCCGGCCCAGCTCAAGGACATGGTGGCCAGCCCGGCGGGCACCACGATCGCGGCCCTGCGTCAGCTGGAGCAGGCGGGGGTGCGCAGTGCTCTGATCGAGGCGGTGCTGGCGGCGGCGGAGCGCAGCCGGGCTCTCAACGCCGGTTAG
- a CDS encoding ABC transporter permease codes for MTIPRYIQRLGSSVLIGGQSISALAKGRINLNDLFEQMLEAGPGSFLIVIITALAAGTVFNIQVAAELTRQGAGFSVGGILALGLAREIAPLLTATLLTGKVATAYAAQLGTMKVTEQIDAITMLRTDPVEYLVVPRVLAMVVMAPVQCLLFFVVGIWSGQVSSTFLYSIPPTVFWNSVRTWMEPSDLPSMLVKALVFGLQIAVIACGWGLTTRGGPKEVGTSTTGAVVMILVTVSLMDVVLTQVLFGG; via the coding sequence ATGACCATTCCCCGCTACATCCAGCGGCTGGGCAGCAGTGTCCTGATCGGCGGACAGTCGATCTCCGCCCTGGCCAAGGGCCGCATCAACCTCAACGACCTGTTCGAGCAGATGCTGGAAGCCGGACCCGGCAGCTTCCTGATCGTCATCATCACGGCCCTGGCCGCCGGCACCGTGTTCAACATTCAGGTGGCGGCGGAGCTGACCCGCCAGGGGGCGGGCTTCTCCGTGGGCGGCATCCTCGCCCTGGGACTGGCCCGGGAGATCGCCCCACTGCTCACTGCCACCCTGCTCACCGGGAAAGTGGCCACGGCCTACGCCGCCCAGCTGGGCACCATGAAGGTGACGGAGCAGATCGACGCGATCACGATGCTGCGCACCGATCCGGTGGAATACCTGGTGGTGCCCCGCGTGCTGGCGATGGTGGTGATGGCGCCGGTGCAGTGCCTGCTGTTCTTCGTGGTGGGGATCTGGTCGGGCCAGGTGAGCAGCACCTTCCTCTATTCCATTCCCCCCACTGTGTTCTGGAACTCCGTCCGCACCTGGATGGAGCCCTCCGATCTGCCTTCGATGCTGGTGAAGGCCCTGGTGTTCGGACTTCAGATCGCGGTGATCGCCTGTGGCTGGGGTCTCACCACCCGCGGTGGCCCCAAGGAGGTGGGCACCAGCACCACCGGCGCCGTGGTGATGATCCTGGTGACGGTCAGCCTGATGGATGTCGTCCTCACCCAGGTGCTCTTCGGTGGCTGA
- the der gene encoding ribosome biogenesis GTPase Der has translation MALPVVAIIGRPNVGKSTLVNRLCRSREAIVHDQPGVTRDRTYQEGFWGDRRFRVVDTGGLVFDDDSEFLPEIREQANLALAEASVAVVIVDGQQGLTGADQAIADWLRGQKVPVLLAVNKCESPDQGLAMAADFWGLGLGEPHAVSAIHGAGTGDLLDKVIGYLPTTPEEETEEPIQLAIIGRPNVGKSSLLNSICGEARAIVSPIRGTTRDTIDTTIEREGKTWKLLDTAGIRRRRSVSYGPEYFGINRSFKAVERSDVCVLVIDALDGVTEQDQRVAGRIEEDGRACVIVVNKWDAIEKDSHTMAAMEKELRAKLYFLDWAPMLFTSALTGQRVESIFALALLAVEQHRRRVTTSVVNEVLQEAVSWRSPPTSRGGRQGRIYYGTQVATRPPSFTLFVNDPKLFGETYRRYVERQIREGLGFDGSPIRLFWRGKQQRDAEKDLARQQSRSAS, from the coding sequence TTGGCGCTTCCAGTCGTCGCCATCATCGGGCGGCCCAATGTGGGCAAATCCACCCTGGTGAATCGGCTCTGCCGTAGCCGCGAAGCGATCGTGCACGATCAGCCCGGCGTCACCCGTGACCGCACTTATCAGGAAGGGTTCTGGGGGGACCGCCGATTCCGCGTGGTCGACACCGGAGGTCTCGTCTTCGATGACGACAGTGAGTTCCTGCCGGAGATCCGCGAGCAGGCCAACCTGGCCCTGGCCGAGGCCTCCGTGGCGGTGGTGATCGTCGATGGCCAGCAGGGACTCACCGGGGCCGATCAGGCCATTGCCGACTGGTTGCGCGGGCAGAAGGTGCCTGTGCTGCTGGCGGTGAACAAGTGCGAATCGCCCGATCAGGGCCTGGCCATGGCCGCCGACTTCTGGGGTCTGGGCCTGGGTGAGCCCCATGCCGTCTCGGCCATCCACGGCGCCGGCACCGGGGATCTGCTCGACAAGGTGATCGGCTACCTGCCCACCACGCCGGAGGAGGAGACGGAGGAACCGATCCAGCTGGCTATCATAGGCCGTCCCAACGTGGGCAAATCCAGCCTGCTCAACTCGATCTGCGGCGAAGCGCGGGCGATCGTGAGCCCGATCCGCGGCACAACCCGCGACACGATCGACACCACGATCGAGCGGGAAGGCAAGACCTGGAAACTGCTCGACACCGCCGGCATCCGCCGCCGCCGCAGCGTCAGCTACGGCCCGGAATACTTCGGCATCAACCGCAGCTTCAAGGCGGTCGAGCGCAGTGATGTCTGTGTGCTGGTGATCGATGCCCTCGATGGCGTCACCGAACAGGATCAGCGGGTGGCGGGGCGCATTGAAGAGGACGGCCGCGCCTGCGTGATCGTGGTCAACAAGTGGGACGCGATCGAGAAGGACAGCCACACGATGGCGGCGATGGAAAAGGAGCTGCGCGCCAAGCTCTATTTCCTCGACTGGGCACCGATGCTGTTCACCTCCGCCCTCACCGGCCAGCGGGTGGAGAGCATCTTCGCCCTGGCGCTGCTGGCGGTGGAGCAGCACCGCCGCCGGGTCACGACCTCGGTGGTGAATGAAGTGCTGCAGGAGGCGGTGAGCTGGCGTTCACCTCCCACCAGCCGCGGCGGGCGCCAGGGCCGTATCTATTACGGCACCCAGGTGGCCACCAGACCACCCAGCTTCACCCTGTTCGTGAACGACCCGAAGCTGTTCGGCGAAACCTACCGCCGCTATGTGGAGCGTCAGATCCGCGAGGGTCTGGGCTTCGATGGCTCACCGATCCGGCTGTTCTGGCGCGGCAAGCAGCAGCGCGATGCCGAGAAGGACCTGGCTCGGCAGCAGAGCCGTTCCGCCTCCTGA
- a CDS encoding cell division protein SepF has protein sequence MSLFSRLRAVVSGDDYLDGDYDDELDYDPGDSPATSASPGRPALSSGSALALTSDFSSDDPFGSVSSSSNVIGMPGLSSTAAEVTLMEPRSFDEMPRAIQALRDRKTVILNLTMMEPDQAQRAVDFVAGGTFAIDGHQERVGESIFLFAPSCVTVTTATGEEPSSPTIVPSRDPAAESDPAAPSPAWGRQDPTSGFSI, from the coding sequence GTGTCGTTGTTCTCCCGCCTGCGTGCCGTCGTTTCCGGAGACGACTACCTCGATGGTGACTACGACGATGAACTGGACTACGACCCCGGTGATTCTCCCGCCACCTCGGCGTCCCCTGGCCGCCCCGCCCTCTCCAGTGGCAGTGCCCTCGCCCTGACCAGCGACTTCAGCAGCGACGACCCCTTCGGCTCCGTCAGCTCCTCCAGCAACGTCATCGGCATGCCGGGGCTCTCCTCCACGGCGGCGGAGGTCACGCTGATGGAGCCCAGAAGCTTCGATGAGATGCCCCGGGCGATCCAGGCCCTGCGTGACCGCAAGACCGTGATCCTCAACCTCACGATGATGGAGCCCGACCAGGCCCAGCGTGCGGTCGACTTCGTGGCTGGCGGCACCTTCGCCATCGATGGCCACCAGGAGCGGGTGGGCGAGAGCATCTTCCTGTTCGCTCCCAGCTGCGTCACGGTCACCACCGCCACTGGCGAGGAGCCGTCCTCACCCACGATCGTGCCCAGCCGCGATCCCGCCGCCGAGAGTGACCCGGCCGCCCCCAGTCCGGCGTGGGGCCGCCAGGATCCCACCTCCGGGTTCAGCATCTGA